The Stigmatella aurantiaca DW4/3-1 genome contains the following window.
TTGCACATCATGCCGTCCTTGCCCATCTCGCAGGTCATCCGGACCATCATCGGCGCCATCTGACGCATCATCATCGGCATCATCATCGGCATGCCCATGCCGCCCATCATGGGGTTCATCCCCATCATGCCGCCCATCATGGGGTTCATGCCGCCCATCATGGGGTTCATCCCCATCATGCCGCCCATCATCGGCATCGGCATCATGCCGCCCATCATGGGGTTCATCCCGCCCATCATCGGCATGGGCATCATGTTCCCCATCGGCATGCTCTGATTCGCGTTCATCGGCATCGTGTTCATGGCCATCATGGGCAGCGCTCCTCCCGCATCGCGGGCGTAAAGAATCCGCTGCATGAATAAGTCCCCCTCTCCGGCGCGGTCGAGTGGACGCCAGACACACCGGTCGTTTTCCTCTAACGCAACAGACAGCTGACCAAGACGGCGGAAAGAATGCCGACTCAGACGGATGCATATCTGTTTACACGGACAGTGAAGTAGGCAGGCCACCTGGGCGGGGCTGAATTGCTTACAGGCGGGAGGCCCCCGGTCTGCGTCTGCGCCATGCGGTGTATGAGGCCACCAGCGCTCCGGCCAGCGCCCCCGCCAGGGCACCGGCCGCCCGGTTGGACAGCCCCGTGTGGGCAGGCGCCTCCATCCGGAAGGTCTCCAGCGAGGCACGCACCTGAGGGGCCAGCTCTTCCCACCGGCTGGCCGGCGCACTCACCGTCACCACCGCATGGCGCCCGGCGGAGGCCAGCCCGGCAATCAGCACCGTCCTCACCTGTCCGGCCTCTCGCAGCGTTCCCAGCACCTCGACGCGCGGCACGGATCCCGTCAGCCGATCCACGCGTTCCGGCGTCAGCGCCAATCCCAGCTCTCGCTCGAAGTGCCGCATCACCGCCGCGCTGAAGTCGTCCCGCTCGGACGGGCTCGCCGAGAACGTTCCCTCCACCACCGCGACGAGCATGACCGCCGCCTCGTCCCCCGCTCCATCCGAGAGGGCCACCGAGAGCGCGCGGGGCTTGCCCGACTCCAGGGACACCGCGCCCACGCGGGTCCCCGTGAAGGGCTCCGGGCGCACCATCACGAACCCCTCGGGCGGCTGGAAGCCGTAGCCGTCCTTGCGCAGCTCGGAACCGAGCGCTCCCTGGGTCAGCAGCAGGCTGGCGGCAAGCGCGGCGAGGAACATGGTTCAGACCGAGGATAACCCCGTGCGCGGCTTCGTCCCGTACGGTAACCTCGCACCCGCGATGACCCTTGAAGCCCGGGCCGAGATGCAGGCGCGTGCCGAACGCGCCCTGCGCCGCGGAGAGCTGGCCGAAGCCGTGGGCCTCTACGAGACGCTCGTCCGGGAGTGCCCTTCCGATGAAGCCCTCTCCCAGAGGCTGGCCTTGCTGCGCGAGTCCCTCCAGCCCATGGAGCTTCAGGCCCTCCGGAAGGCCCCCGCCGCCCCGCCCGAGGAGCGGCTGACGCTCGGCCCCTCCTCGCCCATTCAGGAAGGTGAACGGCTCTTTGCCCTGGGGGACTACGCGGGGGCCGCCGCCGCCTACCGCCGCGCCCTCCAGCAACGCCCCGACAGTGAGCTCATCCAGGAGCGGCTCATGGAGCTGTTCCAGCTGGCCCGGGTGACGCCCGGCCCCTCCCCGACGGATCGCGCCCTCCCCAAGGAGACAGAGCCCCTCCTCCAGGCCTTGCTGGACCGGCTGGCGTCCCGGCGGCGCCTCAAGCGCGGCTGATTTCCGCCCCTTCCCCATTTCCTTATAGAGAGGTGAAGTCCGGCAGGGGCGAGGCCTCTCCACGATTCCCGCGTTGCGGACCCAGGGGGGGGCTCCTAAACTCCGCCCAGACGCCGCTGTCATAGGCGCCTCACGTCCCCTGACACCCGCGTCCGACCATGCCCCATCCCCTGAGACTCGGAGTCCTGACCGCCCGTGGCCATTGCCGCAGCCTCCTTGCGTTGAGCCCGTGGCTCGTCCAGGGGCGTCTGGGGATCCGTTCGAGGGATTAGGTGGGGAACGCTTGCACACGATGACGCTCGTAGGCCGCCAGATCGGTCGCTACCGCATCCTCGAGCAACTGGGCTCGGGGGGCATGAGCGTCGTGTACAAGGGGCTGGATACAGCCCTGGACCGGGAAGTGGCCGTGAAGGTGCTGCACCCGCACCTGGCCGGCAAGGACGAGTCCCGCAAGCGCCTGGCCCGAGAGGCCCGGGCGGTTGCTCGGCTGCATCACCCCAACATCCTCGAGGTCTTCGACTTCTCGGCGGCCGACGCGCAGAACGCCTATATCGTCACCGAGTACATCCGCGGCCACACCCTGCGGCAGTACCTGGACGAAGGGGGCCTGGAGCCGCCCGAGATCGCCGCGATGATCATCCACGAGCTGGCCGCGGCGCTCGCCCACGCGCACGAGTCCGGCGTCATCCACCGCGACCTCAAGCCCGAGAACGTCATGGTCCGGGAGGACGGCGTCCTCAAGCTGATGGACTTCGGCATCGCCAAGCTCCTGGAGACCGAGGAGCGGATGACCGTGACCGGTACCCTGGTCGGCTCGCCCGCGCACATGGCCCCCGAGATCATCGAGGGCCTCGAAGCAGGCCCCGAGGCGGACGTCTTCTCGCTGGGCATCATGCTCTATGCCTTCGTCACCGGACGGCTGCCCTTCACCGCGCCCAACACGACGGCCACCCTCAAGCGCATCCTCGATGGCACCTACGAGGATCCCCGGCGGCGGGTGAGCTCGCTGTCGGATGAGTTGGCGGAGATCATCGCCACCTGTCTGGCCCGCGACCGCCACCACCGGTATCCGCACGCCGGGCGCCTCCGGGACGCGCTCGCCGACTACCTCACCGGGCTGGGTTTCCCGCGCGTAGGCGAGGAGCTGGCCTCCTTCTTCGCGGACCCGCCTTCCTACAAGAAGGCCGCCCGCCAACGCCTCGTCGCGGCGCTGCTGGAGCGCGGGGAGCGCTTCCTCGCCGAGAAGCGGACCCCCCGGGCCCTGGCCCACCTCAACCAAGTGCTGGCCTTGGATGCGCAGAACCCCCGGGCCCTGGCGATGCTCGAGGGGTTCAACCGGGCCCGGCGCCGCCAGCTCTGGGTGAAGCGGGGCCTCCAGGCCGGCGCGGTGCTGGCCCTCTGTGCGGCGCTTGGCACGGGCGGCTACCTGCTCTGGCGCCAGCCGCCCTCGCCGCCCGTTTCCGTGCCCCCCGCGAAGGAGGCCCCGCCGCCCCCCGCCGAGGCCTCGTCCCTGGAGCTCCCCACGCGCGCGCCCTTGCCCCTGCCGGACGTGCCCCCCACCGTGCCTCCCCCGCTGGAGCCGACGGAAGGCCCAGCCACGACCCAGAAGAAAGCCCCGGTCCGGCCCCCCGAGGTCTCCGTGCCTCCCGAGGGCAAAACCGAAGCGCACCGGCCCGCGAAGGTGCACGTCTCCATCCTCGTGCGCCCCTATGGCGCCATCCAGGTGGACGACACGCCGCCCAGTCCGCAGCCCCTCGCCCAGCACGATCTCCAGCTAACCCCGGGCCCGCACACCGTGACGGTGCGGTGTGAGTGGTGCGAGGACGCCGTGGACACCATTCAGGTGGCGCCGGATGCGGAGAACGTCTTCCGGCTGCGAGCCCAGCTCAAGGGCTCGCGGCTTTCCTTCGATTACCAACCCGCCGAGGCGCAAGTGCGCGTGGGAGAGGAGCAGCGCACCGCGCGAGACACCCTGGAGCACCCATTCGACATCCAATCGCCCCGCGGCCCGGCGAGCTTCCAGCACCGCGTGGAGTACGAGGTGAGCCATCCCGGCTACAGGACGGAGAAACGCGCGGTGATGGTGGAGCCGGGCAAGCCCATCATCTTGCGAGGGAGCCTCGTCGCCGAATGAGCCGTGGCCTGTTCCTCTCGCTGTGCCTGCTGCTGGCCTGGCTCCTGCCGGTGAGCGCTCGCGCCCAGGAGTCGGATCCCGAGGTGGCCACGATCCGCTCCAACTTCGAGTACGGCAAGTACGCCGAGGTCATCGATCGCGCCAAGGCCCGGATCGACCGGGGCAACCTCAACGAGCAGCAACTGGCGGATCTGCACGAGCTGGCGGGCCTGGCGGCCTTCAACCTCCAGCGCATGGCGGACGCGGAGCGGCACTTCGCGGCGATGCTCCGGCTGGATCCGGACAGCAACCTGGACCCCTTCGTGGTGCCACCTCCGGCCGTGGCGTACTTCGACAAGCTCAAGGAGAAGATGGCCTCGGAGCTGGAGTTCCTGCGGCAGGAACGGCGGCTGCGCCAAGAACGGGCCCGCGGAGAGACCGAGCGGCGCGAGCGCGAGCGTCTGGCCGCCGAGGAGCAGCGCCGCCGCGTCGAGGCGCTGGCCCGTCAGGTGACGGTGCGCACCGTGGAGAAGCGCAACTTCCTCGTGAACTTCGTCCCGTTCGGCGCGGGCCAGTTCCAGCAAGGCCGCAACAGCCTCGGCATCGTCTTCGCCGCCACCGAGGGTGTGCTCGCGGTCACCAGCGTCATCGCCTACTTCGCCTACGAGGCCCTCTTCGAGACCTCCACCATCGAACTCGACGATGTGCTCACCGAGACAGGGCACGCGTCCATCACCGTGCGTTACATCCCCACCCGCCGCTCCGGCCAGGCGGATGGGTGGCGCCTGCTCAAGGTGGGCTCGGCGGCCGGCTTCTACAGCATCTACGCGCTCGGCGTGGCGGACGCGCTCTACCACCACGAGGACCAGGTGACCCGCACCTCCATCGAGGAGCGGCCCGAGCCCTCCCGGCCTGCCCCTCCCCCGCCCCAGGCCCCCTCAGAGCCGGAGCGGGGCACCTCGGCCCGCCTCCAGCTCTTTCCCACCTCCGGCGGGCTCGGCGCCGGGCTCACCCTCACCTTCTAAGCCCCAGGCATCCTCAGGAAGCGTCCCACCATGGCCAGCCTCAGCGTTCGCACCCCTGACGGGAAGGTCCGCGCGGTCTCCCTGCTCAAGCGCATCACCAGCATTGGACGGGGGCCGGACAACGACATCCCGCTCGACGATCCTTCCGTGCCCGACAGCGCCCTGCACGTGCTCTTCGATGGCAGCCGCTACCAGGTGGGCAGCCTCGGGGCCGCGTTCCAGATCAACGGCAAGAAGCGCGACTCGCACGTGCTGGCCTCCCAGGACGTCATCCGCGTGGGCCAGACCGAGCTGACCTTCTCGCGCGACACCCCCGCCCCGCGCCCCACGCCCCCGCCCGCCATCACCGTGGAGGAGAACCCGGACTCGCACACCGCCGAGCTGCCCGGCGTTCCCGGCCGCGAGCTGGCGATGCTGCGCCGGCTCACCACCTTCAGCGAGCGGCTGCTGGGCAGCTACGATCTGGACCGGATCCTCGAGAGCCTCATGGACGAGGCCATCGAGGTGACGCGCGCCGACAAGGGTTTCCTCATCCTGCTGGAGAGCAACGAGCCCCGGGTGAAGGTGGCCCGCAACCTGTCCCGGGAGAACATCGAGGACGCGGTGGAGAAGTTGTCCGACTCGATCATCGCCAAGGTGGTGAAGGAGCAGAAGCCGCTCATCCTCGCCGATGCCATCGATGCCCCCGAGTTCAAGGCCAGCGAGTCGGTGGTGAACCTCAAGGTCCACTCCGTCATGTGCGTGCCCCTGATGCACAAGGCGAGCCTGTTTGGCCTCATCTACGTGGGCAATGACCGGCTGGTGAACCGCTTCGAGCCCAAGAGCCTGGACATGCTCACCATCTTCGCGGCGCAGGCCTCGCTCATCCTGCACAACGCGCTGCTGGTCAACGAGCTGAAGCTGGACAACACCGAGCTGCGCAAGAAGCTGGAGGACCAGCGCTACGGCGACATCGTCGGGGCCTGCCAGGGCATGAAGGAGGTGTACAAGCGCATCGACAAGATCGCCCTCACGGACATCTCCGTGCTCATCACCGGCGAGACGGGCACGGGCAAGGAGCTGATCGCCCGGGAGATCCACCGCCACTCGCCGCGCGCCAAGGGCCCCTTCATCACCATCAACTGCGGCGCCATCCCGGAGAACCTCCTGGAGAGCGAGCTGTTCGGCCACGTGAAGGGCGCCTTCACCGGCGCGGTGGCCACCCGGCCCGGCAAGTTCCAGGCGGCCATCGGCGGCACGCTCTTTCTCGACGAGATCGGCGAGATGCCGTTGCAGCTCCAGGTGAAGCTCCTGCGCGCCTTGCAGGAGAAGGTCGTCTACAAGGTCGGCGACAACCGGGGCGAGCCCGTGGACATCCGCGTCGTGGCCGCGACGAACAAGGTCCTCGAGGAGGAGGTGAAGCGCAACACCTTCCGGGAGGACCTCTACTACCGGCTCAACGTCGTCACCTTGAAGCTGCCCCCGCTGCGCGAGCGTGGCGAGGACGTGCAGGTGCTGGGCCGGTTCTTCCTCCAGAAGTACGCCAAGGAGTTCAACTCCAAGGTCCGGGGCTTCACCCCGGCGGCCACCGTGGCCATGAAGAAGTACGCCTGGCCGGGCAACATCCGCGAGTTGGAGAACCGCATCAAGAAGGCCTCGGTGCTCGCCGACAAGCCCCTGCTGGGGGCCGATGATCTGGACCTCAAGCCGGAGAACCTGGAGCCCATCATGCCCCTGCTCCAGGCCAAGGAAGAGTTCCAGAAGCGCTACATCAACGAGGTGCTGGCCCGGAACAACGGCAACCGCACCAAGACGGCCAAGGATCTCGGCGTGGATCCGCGCACCATCTTCCGCCACCTGGAGAAGATGGAGGCCGAGAAGAGCGGCCGTCCCCTGCCCCCCGAAGAGGAAGAGTTCTGATGCGCTGGCTGACATGGATGGGGGCCGTGTGCGTGGCCAGTGGGTGCATGCTCCCCCAGGACGACATCTTCCTGGAGGAGCTGCCCGAGCGCCGCAACCGCCCTCCCCGCATCGTGGAGACGCAGGTGCAGCCCCCCGTGCGCATCATCCGGGACTTCGGCGCGGCGGGCCAATGCGAGCTGGAGTTCTCCGTCATCGTGGAGGACCCGGATGTGGACGATCGCATCTCGGTGAAGTGGTACCTCGACTACAACCCGCAGAACCCCATCGGTCCGTACCGCGAGACGGATCTCGCCCGGAATGGCCAGAGCCAGCGGGGCGAGCGCGCCACGTTGAACATCAACCTGCGGGCGGCCAACAGCCCCCTGCGGGAGCTGGGGACGCACCTGGTGGAGGCGCTGGTGACCGACTCCCGGCTGCTCGCGGGCCGCCAGCCGGAGTCCATTACCTATGAAGGCGATGGGGGCGTCATCGTCAACCCCGGCTTCGTGGTGACCTACTCGTGGTTCGTCACCACCGTGCAGGGAGATTGCACATGAGACGCCTGCGCCCTGGCCTCCTGGGGCTCGCCCTGGCGAGCGCGTCCTGCGCGTACCTGCCGGACTCCCCCGAGGATGTTCAGCTTGTCTGCCGCAGGGATGCCGAGTGCGCCGAAGGACAGGTGTGCTTCGCGGACGGCTGTGGCGACCCGGGCCAGAACATCGTCGTGGAGGTCAAACCCGATCCCGCCGCCGGGCTGCACGCGCAGGACTTCGCCGTGGAGAACCTGCGGCCCCAGCACCACCTGGAGCTGTTCGGCCCCGCCACCCTCCGCGGCCGGGTCCAGCGGCAACTGCCCCAGGATGGCTCGCCCACCACCGTGCCCTACCTGAGCCCCGTGTTCGTCCGGGCCACCGGCGAGAGCCGCCTCATTCCCGGGCTGACGCGCAGCTTCGAGGGAAACCTCGTCCCGGACACCGAGGGGTACACGCTCGCGGTGGGCTCCGGGAGCTACACCGTCACGCTGCTGACGAAGGACGCATCGATTCCCCCCCAGACCGCGGAGGGCGTGGGGGTGGAGCCCGGCTGGACCGTGCCGCTCGACTTCGTCCTGCCCTCCTCCGCGTCCCTCACGCGCCTGGCCGGCAAGGTGGTGGGCGAAGACAACCAGCCCGTGAACGAGGTGCTGGAGATCCAGGCGCTGGACGATGCGCTGAAGCCCCTGTCCCAGCGCGTCTCCGTCACGCGGGAGACGGGCGAGTTCCTGCTGTCGCTGCCCCCGGCGGCCGCCCGGCTCGATCACGTCCTCATCCAGGTGACGGCGCCCCGGGCTGGAGGGCTGTTTCCCCAGCGGGAGTTTTCCGTGGACCCGCGCCCGGGCGTCACCGCGCCGCTCGTCCTGGAGAACGCCGGGGCGGCCGTGGTGGTGAGCGGCCGGGTCGTGGACCGCGCGGGCCAGCCCGTGGCCGATGCCGGCGTGTACCTCCAGGGCAAGGTCCGGGGCGGTGGCCAGTTCCACAGCCTCACCGTGCGCACGCGGGCGGATGGCCGCTTCGAGCTCCAGTCCCTGCCGAGCCTTCCGGACACGCCCCTGACCCTCTATGCGATTCCCCCCAGCGGCGCGGTTTCAGGCATCACCCGCCAGGCCACGCTGGTTCCCCCTGGGGGGCTCTCCTCGCAAGAGGTGGTCTGCCCCAACAAGGTCATCGTGCAAGGGGCGCTGCTGCGGCCCGAAGGAGGCCCCGCGGCAGGCGTGAAGGTGGTGGCCGATCCCGTGGGGGCTGTTCCCGGCTGGCCCCGGCCAGCCCAGGGCGCCGAGGTGAGCTCCGCCACCGATGAGGACGGGGTCTACAGCCTCCGGTTGGATCCGGGCGAGTACCGCTTCGACTTCATGCCGGGGGAGAACCTGCCGCGCGTCAGCCGCTTCGTGCCCGTGCTGGCCGCGGAGACCATGCAGGTGGAGCCCTTCACCCTCTCCAAGGGGCGCCGCGTCACCGGCCGGGTCACCCTGAGCGATCCGCAGCGCCAGATCCCCTCCCGGGTGGCGCCCTACGCCGACATCCAGTTCTTCCGCGTGGTGAACGTGGCCGGCAAGCCCACCGCGATCCGGTTGGCGCAAACGGTGGCCGACAGCGCGGGCGACTACACCGCTACCCTCCCCACACGTTGAAAAGCCCATCCCCCGGTACGCCAAGGACCAGAGGACGGGCTTGCGGGAGCAGAAGGCGGGTGGCTTAGCTCTTCGCGCGCGCGATCAGCTCGTTCATCGGCATGACCGGGTTGAGCGCCTGCCGGGCATGTTCCGCACCGCGCACGGGCAGCGACGCATCAATGAGGCCCGCTTGGAGCATGATCGACCCCATGTCCCAGTAGAGGTTCTCGGATTCGATCTTGTCCCCGTGCTGATCGAACTGGACGATGACCACCATGGCCAGCTCGATCCACCGGTTCGTCGGCGGTATCCCTGGCAGGATCCAATCCATCTGAATGGAGTGCGTAAACTTCAGCACGAACTCGTCCACGATCCGGTTCTGCCCCGCCGTGCGGGTGATGGGCTCGATGGCGATGTCCGGGGGGAGTTGGTTGAGGAAGTGCTTGGAGTAGAAAACCTTGAGGTCCTCTGCGTTCAAGGCCCCCACCATCAAGGGCACGATGTTCACGCGGGGCGTGTCCGTCATCGTCCCCATCGCTTCCTCCGTGCTCTTGGCCTTGAACTCGGAGCGCAGATGGTCATCCCAGTGACTCGCCATCTCATGCACGTTCAGCTGCTCCACGTCCGTCGACGCCAACAACTCACTCATGGGCGACTCCTTTCGTAAGACCACTGTATTGGCTTCGCGGGACCTGAGCCACGGTGCAGGCTGCGCCGTGAGGTCCCATGGCTACGTTAACAGCGGCACGTGACACGCACGGAAAAGTGAGGGCGCATCCCCGCGTGAGATCCAACGGATCTGCACGATTGAAACCCGGGTCTACGATGGGCCTGGGGTCTGTCTTTACATCCCTGGGGTCCAACTCAACCCGCCCCATGCAAAGTCACACAGAAAAGCTCATGGAGGGCGATTTCCGCTCTTCTGGCGCGCGGCAGCGAAGGCGGACTGGAGCGCATCCACCGCCCCGCCCACCTCGTCGGCGTACTGCACGGCGTGGATGGTGTAGAGGTCTTGCACCTCCTCCATGCGGCGAAAGACGGTGCGCAGCTCGGAGCGATCTCGCGAGTGGAGGGCACAATGGCTCTCACGCTCGCGCAGCTTCTCCAGCCACCTCGTGCGCACGCGCATCCACTGTTGATCCACATCGCGGGGGGCGATCTCGGAGGCGCGCACCAGCTTCTCGCGCTCGGTCTCCAGTTCCGCCCACAGCCCTTGCGCGTCCTGGAGGCACTCGCTGTAGCTGAGCACCTGCTCCGCCGCGGGCAAGCGCTCGGGGGTCATCGACGCCACCGAGCGGCTGACGTTCACGATGAGCCACAGGCAGAAGACCGTGACCAGCACGAGGTAGCCCCCATAGGTGGCGGCGCGAAAGGGGCGGTACTTGGCGTCTTTCCGGGGGTCTGAGACGGACACGGGGCCCAGGTCTTACGACCGAGGGCCCCGCGTGGCAACACCCATCCCGGCCTCACCGGGAGACAAGGTCGCCGGAGCTACTGTCCCGCGGGCTGCGCGGGGGCCGGCGCCGCGGGGGCCGGCGCCGCCGCCGCCGGGGGGGTGGGCACCGGGGCCGCCACCGCTGGGGCGGCCGGAGCCGCCGGGGCCGCATCAGGGCCCCCCAGCTGGCGCTTGGCCGAGTTCAGGCGCGCGCGCATCGCCCCCAGGTACTGGGTCGCCGGGTAGGTGGCGATGGCATCACGCACCGTGGCCAGCGCCTTCTCGGTCTGATTGGTCTCCTGGTAGGACTGGGCCAGCAGCACCATGGCGTAGTCGCGCGTCTTGGAGCGCTTGTCCCCATCGACGAAGCGGGCCAGGAGCGGCACGGCCTGATCGTGCTTGCCGAGGTTGTTGTAGGCGGCGCCCAGGAAGAAGGACGCATCCAGCGCGTCCGCCTCGGAGGGGTTCATCGCCATGAAGCGCGCGAGATCCTCCACCGTGCCCTTCATGTCGTTGCGGCGGAAGGCGGCCTTGCCACGCTCGAAGGCGGAGTCACCGATCTCCTTGCGCAGCAGGGCCGCGCGATCGTTGAGTGCCTGACGCTCCAGCCCCGACAGGCGCGTGGTGTCCAGCTTCACCAGCGCGTCGATGCCCTTGAGCCGCTCGTCTCCCGGCAGCGTCGTCATCAGCTTGTAGACCTCGGCCGCGGAGCGCTGAGCGCCCTGGTTGGCGGCCAGCTCCCCGCGCTGCTTGTCGAGCTCCGAGGTCAGGTCGGTCACCATCTTCTCGAGCCGCTCGCGCTCGGCGCCGGCCGTGGAAGTGCGCGCATTGCTGATGAGCAGCGCGCCGCCCGCGGCCAGAATGGCGAAGAGGGCGTAGGCCACCCCCGAGGAGATCCACTGCCGCTTCTGGAAATCCTCGTGGCGCTTGCCGACGGCCTTCACCTCGGCATGCAGGTTCTTCAGCAAGTTGTCGGTCTTGATGACGAGGTTGCGGGCCTCGATCACTTCCTTGCGGATCTCCGACAGTTCCTTGTCAACCTCTGGCTTTTGCTCGGATGCCATGGACATCTTTCTGGTGGGCCCGGATACGACTTCGACCGGCTCGCGCATCTTAAAAGTTCCCCCGACGGATCAATGAGTTTCCGGCAGCGGAACAGGGTTTGGAGAAAACTCATTTCCGGGCGCTTGCCCAGTGGCAGGCAACAGAGCAGGCGCCCGGAGGTTGGCTAGAAGGCGGATCTCCCGGGCTGGGAGGGGCCCGGGGGGAATGTGTAGGTCACCCCCAGGGCGAACCAACTCCCCCCCGCATTGAAGGTGCCGAACTTCCTGCCCTGGGACTCCACCGCGCCCCGGGCCAGCAGCCACCGGTACTCGGCGGTGAGGCCCCAGACGGGCGTCAAGCGCAGGGTCGCCCCCGCGGTGGCCCCCCAGGCCTGGGTGACCGTCTCCTTGGGCGACTGCCCCTCGAAGGCCGCGGAGGCCAGCAAGGGCCCCGCCAGGATCCCCGCGAATGGCACCAGCCCCTCGGGGCCCACGTCCAGGGCGCCCTGGAAGCGCACCCCCACCAGGGCCCCGTAGGCGGCCGTGGTCAGCCGGGGCTGGCCCGTGAGCTGCAACCGTTCCAGGGTGGCAAACAGGTCGATCCCCACCTCCACGAGGCCGGTGATGCCATACGCGAAGGAGGCCATCCCGATGGGACTGCCCCGGGAGCGCTGAGCGGGCGCCAGTCCCGCGTTCTCCGGCCGGGATTCGTAGCGGTCATAAAAGGTGTTGTTGGCCACGAGCCGCCACCCGCCCTGCACGGTGATGCGGCCCACACCCTCGGTGGGGGGCAGCATGCCCTCCTCGGCGAAGGCGCACGGGGCCGCGAGGACGGCGGCGAGGGCCAGGCTGCTGCACATCCTCCCGCGCATCAGGGGCCCTTCCGGCGCAGCGCGATCTCGAGGAACGTGGTCCGCTGGCGGCGCACCGAGGCGAGCAGGCACCGCGCCACGCACAGTGCTCCGAACTCCCGGAACACGATGTCGAGGTTGGCCAGCACGTCCCGGAGGGTGATCACGCCGCGCATGCATCCATCCTCGTTTCCCCACCCACG
Protein-coding sequences here:
- a CDS encoding tetratricopeptide repeat protein, giving the protein MASEQKPEVDKELSEIRKEVIEARNLVIKTDNLLKNLHAEVKAVGKRHEDFQKRQWISSGVAYALFAILAAGGALLISNARTSTAGAERERLEKMVTDLTSELDKQRGELAANQGAQRSAAEVYKLMTTLPGDERLKGIDALVKLDTTRLSGLERQALNDRAALLRKEIGDSAFERGKAAFRRNDMKGTVEDLARFMAMNPSEADALDASFFLGAAYNNLGKHDQAVPLLARFVDGDKRSKTRDYAMVLLAQSYQETNQTEKALATVRDAIATYPATQYLGAMRARLNSAKRQLGGPDAAPAAPAAPAVAAPVPTPPAAAAPAPAAPAPAQPAGQ
- a CDS encoding tetratricopeptide repeat protein, whose translation is MTLEARAEMQARAERALRRGELAEAVGLYETLVRECPSDEALSQRLALLRESLQPMELQALRKAPAAPPEERLTLGPSSPIQEGERLFALGDYAGAAAAYRRALQQRPDSELIQERLMELFQLARVTPGPSPTDRALPKETEPLLQALLDRLASRRRLKRG
- a CDS encoding serine/threonine-protein kinase, which codes for MTLVGRQIGRYRILEQLGSGGMSVVYKGLDTALDREVAVKVLHPHLAGKDESRKRLAREARAVARLHHPNILEVFDFSAADAQNAYIVTEYIRGHTLRQYLDEGGLEPPEIAAMIIHELAAALAHAHESGVIHRDLKPENVMVREDGVLKLMDFGIAKLLETEERMTVTGTLVGSPAHMAPEIIEGLEAGPEADVFSLGIMLYAFVTGRLPFTAPNTTATLKRILDGTYEDPRRRVSSLSDELAEIIATCLARDRHHRYPHAGRLRDALADYLTGLGFPRVGEELASFFADPPSYKKAARQRLVAALLERGERFLAEKRTPRALAHLNQVLALDAQNPRALAMLEGFNRARRRQLWVKRGLQAGAVLALCAALGTGGYLLWRQPPSPPVSVPPAKEAPPPPAEASSLELPTRAPLPLPDVPPTVPPPLEPTEGPATTQKKAPVRPPEVSVPPEGKTEAHRPAKVHVSILVRPYGAIQVDDTPPSPQPLAQHDLQLTPGPHTVTVRCEWCEDAVDTIQVAPDAENVFRLRAQLKGSRLSFDYQPAEAQVRVGEEQRTARDTLEHPFDIQSPRGPASFQHRVEYEVSHPGYRTEKRAVMVEPGKPIILRGSLVAE
- a CDS encoding sigma-54-dependent Fis family transcriptional regulator gives rise to the protein MASLSVRTPDGKVRAVSLLKRITSIGRGPDNDIPLDDPSVPDSALHVLFDGSRYQVGSLGAAFQINGKKRDSHVLASQDVIRVGQTELTFSRDTPAPRPTPPPAITVEENPDSHTAELPGVPGRELAMLRRLTTFSERLLGSYDLDRILESLMDEAIEVTRADKGFLILLESNEPRVKVARNLSRENIEDAVEKLSDSIIAKVVKEQKPLILADAIDAPEFKASESVVNLKVHSVMCVPLMHKASLFGLIYVGNDRLVNRFEPKSLDMLTIFAAQASLILHNALLVNELKLDNTELRKKLEDQRYGDIVGACQGMKEVYKRIDKIALTDISVLITGETGTGKELIAREIHRHSPRAKGPFITINCGAIPENLLESELFGHVKGAFTGAVATRPGKFQAAIGGTLFLDEIGEMPLQLQVKLLRALQEKVVYKVGDNRGEPVDIRVVAATNKVLEEEVKRNTFREDLYYRLNVVTLKLPPLRERGEDVQVLGRFFLQKYAKEFNSKVRGFTPAATVAMKKYAWPGNIRELENRIKKASVLADKPLLGADDLDLKPENLEPIMPLLQAKEEFQKRYINEVLARNNGNRTKTAKDLGVDPRTIFRHLEKMEAEKSGRPLPPEEEEF